In Lolium rigidum isolate FL_2022 chromosome 7, APGP_CSIRO_Lrig_0.1, whole genome shotgun sequence, the DNA window GACGAACATTGTAACCGCAGAACATCATTATCTGCTTAAATTTTCACGAAAGTACAAGCAGTATTTAGATAATGGAATAAGGTTATAAGAGGAATAATTCATGCCGGCCTTATACTGTCTTGAGTTCCAGATTACAATTGCTGATACATGGTATTGGGGGGAGCAGAGCACTCTACCTCTAAACAAGTCTTATTATCTTCCCTATACATCTCTTCTCCATCCTTCCTATTTTATCAAAATCAGATCCTAGATGAATATGAATTAGAGATTTTACAAAACTGTGGTGGCATGGTGATATACTCTTAGAGCTTAATCACCACGACTCTAGTTGACAGCAGAGATACTTCCTCGCATCTTTTCCAGCGGAATGCAAGAAGAATACCTGACAtggtaaaatgtctagatgttgaTCATAAAGGGCCCATTCCTTACTCAGCTTTTAATCTCAGGATCTCCTTTGCTGTCCGCTTCCTAAAATATTCCATGTCTTCCTGCAAAGAGTAATTGATTACCCAAATCAAACTACATAGTACCAGGTAGAAGTTAATGCCCACTATATATGGGTGTGCGATAGAGATGAAGCCTCATGTCAGCATGTTGGGCCTGATCTAGGAGCTCGCAGACATTCAAGCACCTCTAAAGAGACACCAGTCAAGCATATTTACTAAGTTGAAAGTCAGAAGGCGTCTATTATACCCACCTGACTAAAAGATGGACTGACACCTCGGCTGTGGAAATCGATGAACTTGAGCATGAACATACCGCAATCCCATCTATTACAAAACAAGTTCAGTGTCAAACAAATCCATATCTACTCGCTGCGGAAGCACAACTGAGATTTTCAGCTAGAGAATAATCCGGTGATGAAAATACAGCCATGCACTGAGTGCCTGAGCGGTGATAATTAGCACTTCGTATGAGTTGTTTGCCACAACCAAAAGAAAACTCTTATTCCTCAAGTCACAGCTGAATTTAAACCTTTAGGCAGTGGAAAGAAAGTTTACCCATTATGTTGCATACAAAGAGGAACTGATACATCCTGCCAAGAACTAACGTCTAACTCTATGTTACTCTTgtccttcacttcatccataataTATGTAGCCTGACAGAAACAGAAAAACATAACTCCACTTTAACAAATATTGAAATAATTAGCAATATAAAAAACAACAATTGCAACCCATGGATATATTTTAAATTGATAAGTAATAATGTTAATTTTCTGCTCAGTATGTTTAACATGCAGACATCTTAAATGATGAAAGATAAAAGATAACGCTGAAGAACATAGGTTTATAAGATACACTAAAATCATGAAATTAACACATTATCTTTATATATATCGCACAGCTAATCCTGTGAATGACACACATACATAATTCATACCATAATAGTGCACTTTTTACTACTATACTAGCTAGTTCTGCCATCCAAATGGGCAAATCAAATTATGCGTACCACATGATTTGAGACGGTCACCTCAAGTTTTATGCATAATCACTGGACTGTTCAGGAACCATTTTCTCACAAGTCATAAGACAAGTAACCGGAGGCTATATTTATACCTCTTGGCTCCCTAAAATAGTACTTGTAGTCTAAGACATCATCTAAGCGGATGGTAATTTATTTCTAAGACATCGGTTAAGCCTACCAGTATTCTCAGTACATCAAAGTCCATGACACCAAAAGAATCAAGATATTCATAAGTTTTTTCCTTCATGTTAATAACTGCCAAGCACCAATGTAAATCTCTGTGAATTGGAATAAATATCTGCACACGAAATTCTGACTGTAAGTTGATCATGAGAAATGAACATGTAAAAGAGAAAATATTAGTAACAACAGAAGTGGGTCCATTAGCAACTTACTTTATCACAGTCCATTAGCGCATAACCCAACTTGTTGAGGGTTGTCCATCTTCTGACAGATTCATAGTCATAACCAGTTTTTCCACCAGCAAGCTGAACAAGAATTCAGAAAGTCGTGAAGTGTTCACTGTTCAGTGCAAGCTTCATGTTAAAGATCATGACAGGAGATCTAACAATAAAGGTTATTAACACATAGTCAAATAGCAAGGGGATCTGACAAGTGAAAATTAGAATGGAATGTTGACCCTtattggaagaagaagaacagcatACAACATTTATATATAGAATAACAAGTACCACAAATGCATTGTAATTCAACAAAGGTCATAAAATTACGTAACCATGAGGTATGGATAAACAGATCAACGAGACTAGCCATGCAGCTAAGGTGGATATCAAGCCAACACTGGATACCCTTATCATAGAACTTTGTTCGGCAGAAAGACAGGAAGGCTACCACATCAGCAAAGTACTAGAAAGCAAAGAATGCAGATCAGCTAACCTTCTTATAGAAGAATGTGTTAAAGAAGTGGCATTTTAAAAATCTTGTGGGTTCTCTTTTTGCCCTCTCCTTTAACAATTCTAGGTAAAAATTGATGACCTGAAAGGGGTAAAAATAGGATACAAGATTAAGCCTTCgaacataaaaaaaaaagaggtgtACCCAGTGCTGAAAGCTCCCTCACATTGTGGGGTCTGGGGAAGGGTATTTCTTCAGTTCATAAAAAAGGTAACATCATTTAAGCATATTCTCAGTACGTTTTTCCTTAATGAAACAATTTCTTCAGTTTGGATATTCACCTCGTCGTTTAACCAACCACGAGGCCTCAAGCACCATAGTTTCTCTCTGGTAATCTCGATATTTGAAGACTCATGCAGTACTAATCTTTCTTTACTGCAAACAGAAGAGGAATAATGCTTAATTGTGCTAACAAGATAAGAGCAGAAGTATTGAATAAAATTCACTAAGCATGATTGCCAAGTGTGTACCTGTGACCACTACCATACAAATAGTAGTGTACTAAACTTTCTTCTTCATTTGTGAGAGCTGTAAATAATTCAGGCAGATCCTGAAAATGACAGGTACAAACTATGTGAGTTATATGTGAAAAGCTGTTGAAAAAAGTCACAACGGACAGGTTAATCGACAATGCACTAAATTATCCATTTAACATAGCTAGAGTTTACAAAAGCAGAGCTAACCCTTTGAACATCTTTTTTCTTTGAGGAACCCAAAAGCATTCACCTTTGTTACGGAGTTGCTATGATCATAGCAtcgaacaaaaaaaaaagcaatcgaAAGAAAATTTCTACTAATTATATGGGTGAATTCACTCTGGCTAACAAGTTCGCAAACAGCTATTGAAAGAGCTACTTCTACGAGACATCACAGTAAACGCCATTAAGGCGAACGCAGGTGCATTAACCATTTCACCACAGCGAACCATGTTAATTTCTTCTCATGCAACCATGAGATTGAAATGGTTACCTCATTGGGCTTATAGCTCGGCACCTCCTCCGATCTAATGTTGGTCCAATCGCCAATACCCCTCCTGGCCGCATCAGCCTTGTCCGCTTGAACCTGATTGGCACTGAGATCTCCCACCTCCCGCAACCCCTCGACAGCTTTCTTGTATACCCTCGAGGCCCGCGAGAAGGTGCAGCCCATGTCTTTCTCTATCAAGGAGAAGGAGGCCTTCCGGCGGCGGCAAGAGGCCGATGCGCCGCCCGCGAGGACGTGACGGAGGGCGAATGAGCCGAGGGCGAGGAAGCGGCGGAGGGCGGCAatacggctgcggcggcggcggcggggacagGGGGCGGGGCGACTTGCGCCGTCGGTGCGGCGCTTGCGGGGGCGGTGGGGAGCGGTGGTGAGGGCGAAGAGGGCGAAGAGGAGGCTCAAGCGGAGGGCGAGGAAGTGATTGGGGAccggaaggcggcggcggggagtCGGGGAGGTGGTCCGGTGAGCGCCGCGGATGGGCCGCTTGCCGCCGCCGCGGTGGGCTGCGGGTGCACGGGGCATAGGATGCTCTTGCGGGGTAGCAAGGAATCCTAGCTagggcggcggaggccggcggcggtaCAGCTGGGGTTTCGGGAGGCAGATGGGCAGGCGGCGCCACCGGATTTGAAATTGGGAACACGATCCGGCGGCGAGATCCCCTAGCCGGACCAAATCGATGTCGGATGGTAAATTGACGACCGATTTGTCCTTTATTTTTCGAAAACGGCCGAAATATCCTTTTCTTTATGGGAGACGACCAAATTATCGATGAGTTTCATATGGTTTAGACGAGACAGCCTTTTTTTAGGGTTAGACTGCATCAAGTGAGTTTGCACTGTGAGAAAAAATAATGTTAATGTTcacttacataaaaaataaaatattttgacaAGAGTCAAGTAGGCTCAATATCAGCTTCACAAAATTACcaacaaatactccctccgttcgctTTTATAAGACATCTTTAGCTCTTTTGTAAATTCACCCACTTTAATTTACATTTAGTTTATTTTTAGTATGTAGTGTCACTCATTTTGGTTTGTATCTACTCTATTTTCACATATCTAAAATATCTTATACTTGGATAGCTCATCCAGCtcaaactttttttttgacaatccagTTGTCCACCACCAAACCATGACTAACATTACGAGTTAGCCCAAACTAAATCAACTATCAAGAAATGCTTTACATTTATATCTCATCTATTGTCCATGCAATTAGCAAAAGGTTATATGGGTCATCTTGAGCTTGGTCGGTCATTTTCCTAGTGGAAAACAAAGACAGAGTTCACAGTCTGGCCTGTCTCGTAGGCTAGAACACTAAGGTCACCCGCTTACGACACATTCTACGCTTATAAACCCAACCTGTAGGCATACATTGATACTCCATGTTCACACTTTTGGTACAGTATTTAACTCTAAATTAGCTTCTCAAGTGTATAAATTTTAACGTTTACAATTTGTTTGTTTTAGATGGTTTCAAAAAGTCTTGCTGGTTCCCAAATAGGATTTTCATAGTTTAGACAGGCTACTATCCTCTTATGTATGTTGAAAGAAGCAGAAAAGGTAAAAAAAATGTCCTAGATCGGGACTGGTTTTCTTATACACATGCTAAATATTGAATGACATGGCGGGAAAATTTTATATAACGAATAAATGAAAAAGGGAGCAAGATCTACTAGAAGATCTAGCATAAGTGATTCATGAACAAACCACTTGCAGATACCTATCACACACATTACAATTTTCATTAGTTATTGCCAAGCAAGACAATTCTAGCATCCAAAATTCAGATATTTCTTAATGTCGTAATTTGTAAGATCCTTTATAATGATATTTAAATATGTTAAGATAAATACAACCACACCATAGTACATCTTTGTGGCACCAACTAATCTGTTGAATGTgtgttttttcttcatttttataTGGGTTTCTTTGATATAAACCGGTTTAGAAGTGTAGTTCTACTTTAGATCTAGTGTATTTCTAATGATAAATCATTAAACTTTAAGATTCAATACAACCAACACAATCATGTCATGACATTGTTATATACGATGGAGCAAAAATAAAAGGGCTAGCACGAAAGTGTACTCGCTAATGGATTATAAAGAAAGAAGTAAACTTGTTTAATATAAATATATCGACTATTTTTCTAACACCCGCGAAAGGTGCCAATCCATACATTCTCACTAGTgcgatgtgatacgtctccaacgtatcgataatttcttgtgttccatgccacattattgatgttatctacatgttttatgcacactttatatcatattcgtgcattttctggaactaacctattaacaagatgccgaagtgccgattctgttttctgctgtttttggtttcgaaatcctagtaaagaaatattctcggaattggacgaaataaaagcccggaggcctattttctcacgaagcttccggaagtccgaaggagagacgaagaggggccacggggagccaaaccctagggcggcgcggcccccttggccgcgcggccctgtggtgtgggcccccgtgccgcctctcgacttgcccttccgcctacaaatagcctccgtgacgaaacccccgagcaccgagagccacgatacggaaaacattgcgagacgccgtcgccgccgatcccatctcgggggatcctcggagatcgcctccggcacctcgccggagaggggattcatctcccggaggactctacaccgccatggtcgcctccggagtgatgagtgagtagtctacccctggactatgggtccatagcagtagctagatggttgtcttctccccattgtgctatcattgtcggatcttgtgagctgcctaacatgatcaagatcatctttatgtaattctatatgttgcgtttgttgggatccgatgaatagagaatacttgttatgttgattatcaaagttatgcttatgtgttgtttatgatcttgcatgctctccgttattagtagatgctctagccaagtagatgcttttaactccaagagggagtacttatgctcgatagtgggttcatgcccgcattgacacctgggacagatgacgagaaagttctaaggttgtgttgtgcttgttgccactagggataaaacattgatgctatgtctaaggatgtagttgttgattacattacgcaccatacttaatgcaattgtccgttgcttgcaacttaatactggagggggttcggatgataacctcgaaggtggactttttaggcatagatgcgattggatggcggtctatgtactttgtcgtaatgcccaattaaatctcactatactcatcatgatatgtatgtgcattgtcatgctctctttatttgtcaattgcccaaccgtaatttgttcacccaacatgcttgttcgtcttatgggagagacacctctagtgaactgtggaccccggtccaattctctttactcgaaatacaatcaaccgcaatacttgtttctactgttttctcgcaaacaatcatcttccacacaatacggttaatcctttgttacgagcaagccggtgagattgacaacctcacctgtttcgttggggcaaagtagcttggttgtgttgtgcgggttccacgttggcgccggaatcttcggtgttgcgccgcactacatcccgccgccatcaaccttcaacgtgctccttggctcctcctcggttcgataaaccttggtttctttcgagggaaaacttgctgctgtgctcatcataccttcctcttggggttgcccaacgaacgtgtgaaatacacgccatcaagcatattttcacggcgccgttgtcggggagatcaagacacgcttgcaagggagtctccacttctcaatctctttactttgtttttgtcttgctttattttatttactactttgtttgctgcattatatcaaaacacaaaaaaattagttgctagctttactttatttactgtcttgcttgctatatcaaaaaaacaaaaaaaataattacttgttttactttacttaatatcatgcatgtttttatttcactagttaagcataatggaaaacaacaaaaatatgagagatctttatgaactttatcttgaattaggacatgatgtgtttgaagagagaattaaaaaacccatggaactttatatgcatgctaatgggaatgttattactatggatgctttgaacaccattgttgctaatgctatggagaattctaagcttggggaagctggctctgatgagcatggtatttttagtcccccaagcattgaggagaaaattttcttttatgattacaatatgcctcctatatatgatgatagccactttgttgaatttgctcccactataactaataaaattgattatgcttacgtggagagtaataattttatgcatgagactcatgataagaatgctttatgtgatagttacattgttgagtttgctcatgatgctactgaaaattattatgagagaggaaaatatggttgtagaaattttcatgttactaaaacacctctctatgtgctgaaatttttgaagctacacttgttttatcttcctatgcttgttgctttgctcCTCAtgtacttgtttatttacaagattcctatgcataggaagcatgttagacttaaatgtgttttgaatttgccccttgatgctctcttttgcttcaaatactatttcttgcgagtgcatcattaaaactgctgagcccatcttaatggctataaagaaagaacttcttgggagataacccatgtgttattttgctacagtactttgtttttattttgtgtcttggaagttgtttactactgtagcaacctctccttatcttagttttgagttttgttgtgccaagttaagccgttgatagaaaagtaagtactagatttggattactgcgcagttccagatttctttgctgtcacgaatctgagcccactgccctgcaggaagctcagaaaattatgccaatttacgtgcatgatcctcagatatgtacgcaactttcattcaatttgagcattttcatttgagcaagtctggtgccattttaaaattcgtcaatacgaactgttctgttttgacagattctgccttttatttcgcattgcctctttcgctatgttggatgaatttctttgatccactaatgtccagtagcattatgcaatgtccagaagtgttaagaatgattgtgtcacctctgaatatgtcaatttatattgtgcactaaccctctaatgagttgtttcgagtttggtgtggaggaagttttcaaggatcaagagaggagtatgatgcaacatgatcaaggagagtgaaagctctaagcttggggatgcacccgtggttcacccctgcatatatcaagaatactcaagcgtctaagcttggggatgcccaaggcatccccttcttcatcaacaaattatcaggttcctccccgaaactacatttttattcggccacatcttatgtgctttttcttggagcgtcggtttgtttttgtttttgttttgattgaataaaatggatcctagcattcactttatgggagagatacacactccgctgtagcatatggacaagtatgtccttggtttctactcatagtattcatggcgaagtttctccttcgttaaattgttatatggttggaattggaaaatgacacatgtagtaattgctataatgtcttgggtaatgtgatacttggcaattgttgtgctcatgtttaagctcttgcatcatatgctttgcacccattaatgaagaaatacatagagcatgctaaaatttggtttgcataattggtttctctaaggtctagataatttctagtattgagtttgaacaacaaggaagacggtgtagagttttataatgttttcaatatgtcttttatgtgagttttgctgtaccgttcatccttgtgtttgtttctaacaagccttgctagcctaaaccttgt includes these proteins:
- the LOC124673424 gene encoding putative ubiquitin-like-specific protease 1B, with product MPRAPAAHRGGGKRPIRGAHRTTSPTPRRRLPVPNHFLALRLSLLFALFALTTAPHRPRKRRTDGASRPAPCPRRRRRSRIAALRRFLALGSFALRHVLAGGASASCRRRKASFSLIEKDMGCTFSRASRVYKKAVEGLREVGDLSANQVQADKADAARRGIGDWTNIRSEEVPSYKPNEVTISISWLHEKKLTWFAVVKCFSHITHIVCTCHFQDLPELFTALTNEEESLVHYYLYGSGHSKERLVLHESSNIEITREKLWCLRPRGWLNDEVINFYLELLKERAKREPTRFLKCHFFNTFFYKKLAGGKTGYDYESVRRWTTLNKLGYALMDCDKIFIPIHRDLHWCLAVINMKEKTYEYLDSFGVMDFDVLRILATYIMDEVKDKSNIELDVSSWQDVSVPLCMQHNGWDCGMFMLKFIDFHSRGVSPSFSQEDMEYFRKRTAKEILRLKAE